In the Nerophis ophidion isolate RoL-2023_Sa linkage group LG01, RoL_Noph_v1.0, whole genome shotgun sequence genome, one interval contains:
- the lg01h22orf39 gene encoding UPF0545 protein C22orf39 homolog translates to MEKPQRTAWRTPRACSDYWSEYKLCKSLRNRFHHYYTYGTFPSCMQWKEDYNNCTAWEKNQGTEAKEALRKSERDRVAEQKKFTPVWRLRQKPPSDWHSPLNQDEPQDS, encoded by the exons ATGGAGAAGCCCCAGAGGACCGCTTGGAGG ACACCCCGAGCCTGCAGTGACTACTGGAGTGAATACAAACTCTGTAAAAGCTTGCGGAATCGTTTTCACCATTACTACACTTACGGTACCTTCCCGTCCTGCATGCAGTGGAAAGAGGACTACAACAACTGCACTGCGTGGGAGAAAAACCAAGGCACTGAAGCCAAG GAAGCACTGCGGAAGAGTGAAAGGGACAGAGTGGCAGAGCAGAAGAAGTTCACCCCGGTGTGGCGGTTGAGGCAAAAGCCGCCAAGCGATTGGCACTCGCCCCTCAACCAGGACGAACCTCAGGATTCTTGA